The genomic window CCATCGAACAAAGTGACGGTTTTCGCACCCTGCATGGTTTTGGCCAATGCAACCTTCTCACTGTCTTGGGCATTGGCGGGCGAAACCGCGACGGCGGCGACGAGAGTCAGAAAGCAAAGAACGCGGTTCACGGTTGAGCTCATGAGGTGGGTCCAGGAAGGTAGGTTGGTTAGGAAGGAGACACCAAGGACCGGCAGTTTAACCGGAGGAATGTGTCGATGTTGGCTGGCGAAATCAAAGGGGCAATAGTTTTTCGCCCAATGGAAGCGGTGTCCGACGGGATCGTTGTTGAGCGATCTCTATGAATCTTCACCGAGATTGAACAGGTGTCGCAATGCCTCCAGCAAACCTCGCGAGTGACCGTCGGCGGCGTCATCTCGCAGCGATGCCATGGGCGGGTGCAGCAATTTGTTGGTCAGTCGATCGAACGATTTTTCAATCTCTTTTTGCATTGCGGTGTCGGTGGAACCATTGAGTTTTCCGAACAGTCGCTGCAGTTCTTCGGCTTTGACTTTGTCGGCTCGTTCACGAAGCCGGCGAATGACTGGCCCGGTCGACCGCTGTTGCAACGATTGAAAGAAGCCATCGACTTCTTCATCGATGATCTTTTTCGCCTTGGGCCACTGTTTTTCGCGTTCCCGACGGTTGCGATTGCAAGCGGCTTGCAGGTCGTCGATCTGATACAGGTACACGCCGGGTTCGTCGCCAATGATCGGATCAAAATCTCGCGGCACAGCCAAGTCGAGAACCAGCATGATGCGGCCTTCTCGTTTGGCGTTCAGGGCCGCGAAGGTGGGGGCGTCGACGATGGGCTCCTCGGCCGAGGTGGTTCCAATCAGCAGATCGGCGCGAACGATTTGGTCGGACAAGTTCTCCATCAACTCGGCTTCGGCACCAAACTCCTCGGCCAGCTTTTGAGCTCGATCGAGGCTTCGGTTGACGACGCACAAATTGTCCGCGCCGCCGTTCTTGAGGTACCGAAGTGTTTCCTCGGCCATCTCCCCGGCACCGCACAGCACCACGCGTTTGCCTTGCAGGCGGTTGAAGACTTCGGGGACCACTTCCCCGATCGCGACACTGGGGACACTCAGGCGACGACGATGGATGCTGGTTTCGGTTTGAACGCGTTTGGCGGTTCGGTTGGCGGCTTGGAACACCCCATGGGTGATCGGGCCGGTGCGATCGGCGTCGTTGGCCAAGTCGTAGGACTGTTTGACCTGGGATAAAATCTGAGCTTCTCCGACGACCATGCTGTCCAAGCTGGCGGCGACCAAGAACAGGTGTTCGACAGCTTCACGGCCTTCCCGAAGGATCATGTGATTGGCAACAAAGTCACGCGATTGGTTCAAACAATCAGCGACCAAGTCGATCAAATCATCGGCCTGCAAGACGGAGGGATTGCTGCCGGAGGCGTACAGTTCGACTCGGTTGCAGGTGCTGAGCAAAACCAATTCTGCACCCGCGAAGCGTTGCCCAAACATTTCGAAGGTGCGACTGATCTCGCCTTCGGTGAATGACAGCTGTTCACGAATTTCAACGGCAGCGTCGTGGTGGCTGCACCCGATCATCTTCAGCGTCATGACTGGCCTCGCGGCACAATCGTTTCCATTGCCGCTTCGTTGTCGAGTGACTCACTGCTGGCGTCGACGTCTTGCTTGGATGGTTGGACGGGGGCGTTGGATTGGTCGGCACCGTGAGAACTGGAAAGCACCCCGGTCATGGCGAGCACCAAGAATCCGAAGCTGGCCAGGGTCAGGTAGGCGATTTTGCGACCGCGACTGGCGGGAGCGTAGATGTACTCGACCACCGTGGCGGTCACCAACCACAGGAACAGCACGCCTGAGAGGATGATTCCGCCGTCGGTCCAGGGGATCATGCCGAGTCGGTTCCAGTTCATGACCACGCCGGAGACCAGCCCCACACCAACCGAAGCGGTGCTGATGACCAAGCAGCTTCGATTGAGGTTTTGCAGTGTTTCCAGTGTCGGCAACCTCAATGACGAACCGGCTTGCTTGCGTTTCAGACGCCATGACTGGACCAGGTACATCGCCCCGGCCAAAAAGCCGACCAACACGGCAGCCGAACCCAGCATCATGGAGACCCCGTGGACGCCACGCCACACCTCCACCGCTTCATTTCGCTCGAACGCGGGCAGGTTGCTGACCGCTCGGGAAAGCGCAATCATCGCCAGAATGGCTGGCAGGAAAAACAGCCCGATGACTGTGTCCGGCCGTCTCAAATAGAATGCAAAGAAGGCGATGGCCAGTCCCAATGCGACCATCAGTGACCAGTCCGTCCAGGTTGCCAGACGACCGATGTTCGCTTCGTTGCTGATCGAAGCGGCTCGCAGAGTCAGGTAGGTGACGTGGGTGAAAATACCCAGCCCCATCATCACCACGACGGCCAGGCCACGACCCGGGACCCGGCCCAGAAAACGCAGCGCTTCCAGGACCAGCACCACGAGGTAGCTGGCGGAGAAACAAGTGACTGAGATTTGACGCAATAGTTCCATGGTGACTGTATCCTACACCGACCTGAAAAATTGTCAGCCTGGAGAGGGATCGCTCACCAGGGTTGTTGCAGGAATGCCCGGATTTGGAGAGCACTTTCGGGGCCCATTCGCACCCGGATGGCTCCTTCACGGGAGGTCACGTGCACACCGCCTCCCGCCGCGGACAGCATAGCGGTGACCTCGGGTTTGGCGGCCCTCTGTCCACCGCTGACGACCGTTTCCAATGGCCGTGCCCATTGAAGAACCGCCTCGGCATCCATCCGCAGACTGCCATGATGTGGTGCCATTATCACCCCTCCGGGCGGTGGGCGAGGTGTGTTGGTCAGCACCGCGGTTCCGGGGGGCTCCAAATCACCGGGCAACAACAGCACGCGTTCGCCCCAGTCAATTCGCAGCACCAAAGAATTCGCGTTGTCGTTGGCGTCGATTCGTTCTCGGGGTGGGTGCAGCACTTCCAACTGATCCAGCCAGCTCGGTTGGCCACGTCGAATTCGTTGACCGCGGCTGACTTCTTGCACCGGAATTTGGTGGCGGCGGATTGTTTCGGAGGCCCTGGCCAAGGCAGTGCCGTCGCCCTCAAAAAAGCCGGGCGGAACGAGGACCATGCCAATGGAGAATCGCTCGGCCAATCCCGGCAACGCGTTGTAGTGATCGGTGTCCGCGTGCGACAGAAAAATCCCATCGATGTGGGTGGCTCCCAGCGACCACAGCGCGTCCTCGATGTTTCGGCTGGTCGCGTTGGCGTTGCCCATCCAGCCACAATCGTAAAGCCAGATCTCTTGACGGTTGGGGCGAAGGATCGTTGCGGTGCCATGTCCTACGTCCACGAAAGTTGCTTCCAAGGTTTGGTTGGGGAGTTCCGCCGGAGAGGTCGCCAGCGCCAACGCGATCCCAATCCACCCGACCAGCAAACCGGCTTCGATGACTCGGCGGCGAATGCCTCGGGACGTGACCATCGGCCGGATTGCCGCCCAGGCAACCAATCCCAAGTAGAACGTGACAACCCAGGACGTCGGTGGGGACGGAAGCCAAAAGTGACCACCGG from Rhodopirellula islandica includes these protein-coding regions:
- the hemA gene encoding glutamyl-tRNA reductase codes for the protein MTLKMIGCSHHDAAVEIREQLSFTEGEISRTFEMFGQRFAGAELVLLSTCNRVELYASGSNPSVLQADDLIDLVADCLNQSRDFVANHMILREGREAVEHLFLVAASLDSMVVGEAQILSQVKQSYDLANDADRTGPITHGVFQAANRTAKRVQTETSIHRRRLSVPSVAIGEVVPEVFNRLQGKRVVLCGAGEMAEETLRYLKNGGADNLCVVNRSLDRAQKLAEEFGAEAELMENLSDQIVRADLLIGTTSAEEPIVDAPTFAALNAKREGRIMLVLDLAVPRDFDPIIGDEPGVYLYQIDDLQAACNRNRREREKQWPKAKKIIDEEVDGFFQSLQQRSTGPVIRRLRERADKVKAEELQRLFGKLNGSTDTAMQKEIEKSFDRLTNKLLHPPMASLRDDAADGHSRGLLEALRHLFNLGEDS
- a CDS encoding cytochrome c assembly protein, yielding MELLRQISVTCFSASYLVVLVLEALRFLGRVPGRGLAVVVMMGLGIFTHVTYLTLRAASISNEANIGRLATWTDWSLMVALGLAIAFFAFYLRRPDTVIGLFFLPAILAMIALSRAVSNLPAFERNEAVEVWRGVHGVSMMLGSAAVLVGFLAGAMYLVQSWRLKRKQAGSSLRLPTLETLQNLNRSCLVISTASVGVGLVSGVVMNWNRLGMIPWTDGGIILSGVLFLWLVTATVVEYIYAPASRGRKIAYLTLASFGFLVLAMTGVLSSSHGADQSNAPVQPSKQDVDASSESLDNEAAMETIVPRGQS